In the Oncorhynchus gorbuscha isolate QuinsamMale2020 ecotype Even-year linkage group LG05, OgorEven_v1.0, whole genome shotgun sequence genome, one interval contains:
- the arrdc3a gene encoding arrestin domain-containing protein 3a isoform X1, which yields MVLGKVKSFTVSYDCLNDSNVPVFASGDSVSGRVIIEVTGEIRVKSLKIHAKGFAKVRWTESRNAGSNTAYTQNYTEEVEYLNHRDILIGHERGLAYVLEYCPSLVSDDDNSEEGLTTIHSGRHEYAFSLELPQIPLATSFEGKHGSVRYWVKAELHRPWLLPMKTKKEFTVFEHIDINTPLLLSPQAGTKDKTLCCWFCTSGPISLSAKIERKGYTPGESIQIFAEIENCSSRMVVPKAAIYQTQTFYAKGKMKEVKQLVANLRGESLSSGKTETWNGKMLKIPPISPSILDCSIIRVEYSLMVYVDIPGAMNLSLNLPLVIGTIPLHPFGSRTSSVSSQCSMTMSWLGMALPERPEAPPSYSEIVTEEQRRSLEVTSARDEFEGPLFAYIQEFRFQPPPLYSEIDPNPDQASRTEERRPDTCPSR from the exons ATGGTGCTAGGAAAGGTGAAGAGCTTCACAGTCAGCTACGACTGTCTCAATGACAGTAATGTCCCCGTTTTCGCAAGTGGGGACTCGGTCTCAGGGAGGGTGATCATCGAAGTCACTGGAGAAATCCGTGTGAAATCTCTTAAAATTCATGCAAAAGGATTTGCGAAAGTTCGTTGGACTGAATCGCGAAATGCTGGCTCCAACACCGCCTATACGCAAAATTACACTGAAGAAGTAGAATATCTAAACCATAGAGACATCCTAATTGGACATGAAAGAG GTCTGGCATACGTGTTGGAATATTGTCCCTCTCTTGTTTCAGATGATGACAACTCAGAAGAAGGACTCACCACTATCCATTCAGGAAGACATGAGTATGCATTCAGCCTTGAGCTTCCACAGAT ACCCCTGGCTACCTCGTTCGAAGGGAAACATGGCAGTGTGCGCTACTGGGTGAAGGCCGAGCTACACAGGCCATGGCTTCTGCCCATGAAGACCAAGAAAGAATTCACAGTCTTCGAACACATCGACATCAACACTCCCCTACTGTTG TCGCCCCAGGCAGGCACAAAAGACAAGACTTTATGCTGCTGGTTCTGCACCTCAGGTCCAATCTCCTTAAGTGCCAAAATTGAAAGGAAGGGATATACCCCAG GAGAGTCTATTCAGATCTTCGCTGAGATTGAGAATTGCTCGTCTCGCATGGTCGTGCCAAAGGCAGCCATTTACCAAACACAGACCTTCTACGCCAAAGGGAAAATGAAGGAGGTAAAACAGCTGGTGGCCAACCTCAGAGGAGAGTCGTTGTCCTCGGGCAAGACGGAGACATGGAATGGCAAAATGCTGAAgatcccccccatctctccctccatcttggaCTGCAGCATCATCCGAGTGGAGTATTCTCTCATG GTGTACGTGGACATCCCCGGAGCTATGAACCTGTCTCTGAACCTGCCACTGGTCATCGGCACGATCCCGCTGCACCCCTTCGGCAGCCGCACCTCCAGTGTCAGCAGCCAGTGCAGCATGACCATGAGCTGGCTAGGCATGGCCCTGCCAGAGCGCCCTGAAGCCCCACCAAGCTATTCAGAGATCGTGACAGAGGAGCAGAGACGGAGCCTGGAGGTGACCTCAGCCAGGGATGAGTTCGAGGGACCACTCTTTGCCTACATCCAGGAGTTCCGCTTCCAGCCTCCTCCGCTCTACTCTGAG attGATCCCAATCCCGATCAAGCCAGCCGGACGGAGGAGCGGAGACCTGACACTTGTCCATCACGTTGA
- the arrdc3a gene encoding arrestin domain-containing protein 3a isoform X2: MVLGKVKSFTVSYDCLNDSNVPVFASGDSVSGRVIIEVTGEIRVKSLKIHAKGFAKVRWTESRNAGSNTAYTQNYTEEVEYLNHRDILIGHERDDDNSEEGLTTIHSGRHEYAFSLELPQIPLATSFEGKHGSVRYWVKAELHRPWLLPMKTKKEFTVFEHIDINTPLLLSPQAGTKDKTLCCWFCTSGPISLSAKIERKGYTPGESIQIFAEIENCSSRMVVPKAAIYQTQTFYAKGKMKEVKQLVANLRGESLSSGKTETWNGKMLKIPPISPSILDCSIIRVEYSLMVYVDIPGAMNLSLNLPLVIGTIPLHPFGSRTSSVSSQCSMTMSWLGMALPERPEAPPSYSEIVTEEQRRSLEVTSARDEFEGPLFAYIQEFRFQPPPLYSEIDPNPDQASRTEERRPDTCPSR, translated from the exons ATGGTGCTAGGAAAGGTGAAGAGCTTCACAGTCAGCTACGACTGTCTCAATGACAGTAATGTCCCCGTTTTCGCAAGTGGGGACTCGGTCTCAGGGAGGGTGATCATCGAAGTCACTGGAGAAATCCGTGTGAAATCTCTTAAAATTCATGCAAAAGGATTTGCGAAAGTTCGTTGGACTGAATCGCGAAATGCTGGCTCCAACACCGCCTATACGCAAAATTACACTGAAGAAGTAGAATATCTAAACCATAGAGACATCCTAATTGGACATGAAAGAG ATGATGACAACTCAGAAGAAGGACTCACCACTATCCATTCAGGAAGACATGAGTATGCATTCAGCCTTGAGCTTCCACAGAT ACCCCTGGCTACCTCGTTCGAAGGGAAACATGGCAGTGTGCGCTACTGGGTGAAGGCCGAGCTACACAGGCCATGGCTTCTGCCCATGAAGACCAAGAAAGAATTCACAGTCTTCGAACACATCGACATCAACACTCCCCTACTGTTG TCGCCCCAGGCAGGCACAAAAGACAAGACTTTATGCTGCTGGTTCTGCACCTCAGGTCCAATCTCCTTAAGTGCCAAAATTGAAAGGAAGGGATATACCCCAG GAGAGTCTATTCAGATCTTCGCTGAGATTGAGAATTGCTCGTCTCGCATGGTCGTGCCAAAGGCAGCCATTTACCAAACACAGACCTTCTACGCCAAAGGGAAAATGAAGGAGGTAAAACAGCTGGTGGCCAACCTCAGAGGAGAGTCGTTGTCCTCGGGCAAGACGGAGACATGGAATGGCAAAATGCTGAAgatcccccccatctctccctccatcttggaCTGCAGCATCATCCGAGTGGAGTATTCTCTCATG GTGTACGTGGACATCCCCGGAGCTATGAACCTGTCTCTGAACCTGCCACTGGTCATCGGCACGATCCCGCTGCACCCCTTCGGCAGCCGCACCTCCAGTGTCAGCAGCCAGTGCAGCATGACCATGAGCTGGCTAGGCATGGCCCTGCCAGAGCGCCCTGAAGCCCCACCAAGCTATTCAGAGATCGTGACAGAGGAGCAGAGACGGAGCCTGGAGGTGACCTCAGCCAGGGATGAGTTCGAGGGACCACTCTTTGCCTACATCCAGGAGTTCCGCTTCCAGCCTCCTCCGCTCTACTCTGAG attGATCCCAATCCCGATCAAGCCAGCCGGACGGAGGAGCGGAGACCTGACACTTGTCCATCACGTTGA